In Perca fluviatilis chromosome 14, GENO_Pfluv_1.0, whole genome shotgun sequence, a genomic segment contains:
- the LOC120572389 gene encoding T-cell surface glycoprotein CD8 beta chain-like isoform X2: MKLASITALLCTFSLISVCVSEFHTVELQPAEQVILMCSNFSSSTGHMFWFRLDSRPNISHISSMQSSDSNASLYDGFQNGKFNMTSNTTTLFLNITHVDLADSGLYFCGFYSDGKPVIVSATYLKVQVIIGLVVIIRRLHTAQKEGQTPQRSENLDSDALNYAALSFHPETRSSRRPESENQLEPDVVYAATR; the protein is encoded by the exons ATGAAGCTCGCCTCGATAACAGCTTTGCTCTGCACCTTCA GTTtgatctctgtctgtgtttctgagtTCCACACTGTGGAGCTCCAGCCTGCTGAACAAGTCATACTGATGTGCTCCAACTTCAGCAGCTCTACCGGGCACATGTTCTGGTTCAGACTGGACAGCAGACCCAACATCAGCCATATCTCCTCTATGCAGAGCTCTGATTCAAATGCTTCACTCTACGATGGATTTCAAAATGGAAAATTTAACATGACATCCAACACCACTACCCTCTTCCTCAACATCACCCATGTGGATTTAGCTGACTCTGGACTGTATTTCTGTGGATTTTACTCAGATGGAAAGCCAGTAATTGTTAGTGCAACATATCTAAAAGTTCAAG TAATCATTGGTCTGGTTGTCATAATCAGGAGACTTCatacag CTCAGAAAGAGGGACAGACTCCACAACGCAGCGAG aaccTGGACTCTGATGCCCTGAACTATGCAGCGCTCAGTTTCCATCCAGAAACAAGAAGCAGCAGAAGGCCTGAATCAGAGAACCAGCTGGAGCCAGATGTTGTGTATGCTGCCACCAGATAG
- the LOC120572389 gene encoding uncharacterized protein LOC120572389 isoform X1 encodes MKLASITALLCTFSLISVCVSEFHTVELQPAEQVILMCSNFSSSTGHMFWFRLDSRPNISHISSMQSSDSNASLYDGFQNGKFNMTSNTTTLFLNITHVDLADSGLYFCGFYSDGKPVIVSATYLKVQEVFDGITSLTSVILLGLILFLVPVIIGLVVIIRRLHTAQKEGQTPQRSENLDSDALNYAALSFHPETRSSRRPESENQLEPDVVYAATR; translated from the exons ATGAAGCTCGCCTCGATAACAGCTTTGCTCTGCACCTTCA GTTtgatctctgtctgtgtttctgagtTCCACACTGTGGAGCTCCAGCCTGCTGAACAAGTCATACTGATGTGCTCCAACTTCAGCAGCTCTACCGGGCACATGTTCTGGTTCAGACTGGACAGCAGACCCAACATCAGCCATATCTCCTCTATGCAGAGCTCTGATTCAAATGCTTCACTCTACGATGGATTTCAAAATGGAAAATTTAACATGACATCCAACACCACTACCCTCTTCCTCAACATCACCCATGTGGATTTAGCTGACTCTGGACTGTATTTCTGTGGATTTTACTCAGATGGAAAGCCAGTAATTGTTAGTGCAACATATCTAAAAGTTCAAG AAGTGTTTGATGGAATAACGAGCCTGACCAGTGTGATCCTCCTTGGTCTGATTCTTTTCCTCGTTCCAGTAATCATTGGTCTGGTTGTCATAATCAGGAGACTTCatacag CTCAGAAAGAGGGACAGACTCCACAACGCAGCGAG aaccTGGACTCTGATGCCCTGAACTATGCAGCGCTCAGTTTCCATCCAGAAACAAGAAGCAGCAGAAGGCCTGAATCAGAGAACCAGCTGGAGCCAGATGTTGTGTATGCTGCCACCAGATAG
- the LOC120573552 gene encoding uncharacterized protein LOC120573552: MAEDLNLRTKDDWCLMEEETVQSLLSELDGGRELHITCLTGRDRGNPASPPSTPAESTLTGAQFSLLQSPVHIALVTALLCLISVCVSEFHTVEVQPAEQVTLMCSNFSSFTGHMFWFRLDSRPNISRISSMWSSDSNASLYDGFQNGKFNMTSNTTTLFLNITHVDFADSGLYFCGFYSDGKPVIVTATYLKVQEVFDGITSLTSVILLGLILFLVPVVIGLVVKIRKFHTEQYDQMEI, translated from the exons ATGGCGGAAG ATCTTAATCTGAGAACAAAAGATGATTGGTGTTTGATGGAGGAGGAGACTGTCCAGAGTCTCCTGTCAGAGttagatggagggagagagctACACATCACTTGtctgacaggaagagacagag GAAACCCCGCCTCTCCCCCCTCTACCCCCGCTGAGAGCACTCTTACTGGAGCACAGTTCAGTCTGCTGCAGTCTCCTGTACACATCGCCTTGGTAACAGCTTTACTCT GTTtgatctctgtctgtgtttctgagtTCCACACTGTGGAGGTCCAGCCTGCTGAACAAGTCACACTGATGTGCTCCAACTTCAGCAGCTTTACCGGGCACATGTTCTGGTTCAGACTGGACAGCAGACCCAACATCAGCCGTATCTCCTCCATGTGGAGCTCTGATTCAAATGCTTCACTCTACGATGGATTTCAAAATGGAAAATTTAACATGACATCCAACACCACTACCCTCTTCCTCAACATCACCCATGTGGATTTCGCTGACTCTGGACTGTATTTCTGTGGATTTTACTCAGATGGAAAGCCAGTAATTGTCACTGCAACATATCTAAAAGTTCAag AAGTGTTTGATGGAATAACGAGCCTGACCAGTGTGATCCTCCTTGGTCTGATTCTTTTCCTCGTTCCAGTCGTCATTGGTCTAGTTGTCAAAATCAGGAAATTTCATACAG AACAATATGACCAAATGGAAATCTAA